Genomic segment of Benincasa hispida cultivar B227 chromosome 1, ASM972705v1, whole genome shotgun sequence:
CACAATGTCTTCCTTCCTATCTGGTTCACAGTACATTTTAAGATAAGTCTTACATTGGTTACCTTTACCTCTGATATTGGCATTCCAGGTAGCTGCCAGGGAGTGATAGCATTGAATATGGAGGATGGCACACTACATCGGTTCCAAGCTGCATCAACAATTTTGGCTACTGGGGTACTGTTTGCCATGACAATGATGATCACATTATATGAActgaaaaattatgtaaaaataaCTCTTGCTTTTCTCAGGGTTATGGCAGAACATATTTCTCTGCAACCTCTGCTCATACATGCACTGGAGATGGAAATGCCATGGTTGCACGAGCGGGGCTTCCACTTGAGGTtaattttctccttttcttgATTTTGTAAGGTTTTGGATAATTTCCCAAGCCcttttttcaacttttctttCCCTTGCCTGCGCAGGATTTGGAGTTTGTGCAATTTCATCCAACGGGAATATATGGTGCTGGGTGCCTTATTACTGAAGGTCTGAACCACAAGTTTGAATAATAATCTTCTTACGGCTGTTCTTTTTCCCTCTACATGGATGTATTACTAATTTAAAtgcaattatttttttctataaaaattagGATCTCGTGGTGAAGGTGGCATTCTTAGAAACAGTGAAGGTGAGCGCTTTATGGAACGATATGCCCCGACAGCAAAGGATCTTGCATCAAGGGATGTTGTCTCAAGATCCATGACTATGGAAATTCGGGAGGGTCGCGGTGTGGGTAAGAACCTTTTATCCCATCTAGAGTTAAATAGCTGCATCCATGAACTTTCTCCCAGCTAATAAGGCACGGTCAAGTTGATTCAGGGCATCAGAACAAAGTAACTGTTTGGGAGGAAACTGAGTTGTTCTTTTCCTGATTTAATATCCTTCTTTGGCAACTAAATTGATGATGGCTTTTAACAGGACCACTGAAGGACCACATCTATCTTCATTTAAATCACTTGCCCCCTGATGTACTGAAGGAGAGACTTCCGGGTATCTCAGAAACTGCTGCCATTTTTGCTGGCGTTGATGTTACCAAAGAACCCATTCCAGTCTTACCTACAGTGCATTATAATATGGGTGGAATTCCCACGAATCATCATGGAGAGGTATGCATGAAAATGTAACCCTGTAGTGTACTTTATTCTTTTCTCATCGAAAACGAAAATGCATCCCTAAAGTTTTGATATTATGGATAGTTAGtgtaataattaatttacaGCTAGATACAACCGGTGTATTTCTGTTAGTTTTATATAAACAGTGTGCAGAGAAGACCACTAAAGATTGTTTTTGATGAATTAATCTTTTACAAAGACTAATTATTTGACAAGTGAAAAAGTTGGGAGTTAAAAAAATGCCAGGAAGGTTCCCCCTCTAACGAGACAGTAGAATTCTGAATgtcctctcttttttcttcctgCTCTTCATGTGTAAATTTGTTGTGTATCAGGTAGTTACAATCAAGGGAAATGATCCAGATGCCGTTGTTCCAGGATTGATGGCTGCTGGGGAGGCAGCTTGTGCCTCAGTTCATGGAGCCAATAGGCTTGGCGCAAATTCGCTTTTGGACATTGTTGTCTTTGGACGAGCTTGTGCAAATAGGGTAGCAGAGATTGGTAGACCAGGTAAAAgtttgttgtttgtttgttttggttctttttaaaaaaagaaaggaaaattaacGATGAACCCACAACCTAATCCAACCAATaacaataagatttttttttataatgctAAATAATTATTTGGGCAAGTTTTAGGGGCAACGCAAAAGCCGTTGGAAAAAGATGCTGGTGAGAAGACTATTGCATGGCTAGACAAATTGAGAAACTCAAATGGTTCACTCCCCACCTCAGAGATTCGGTTGAACATGCAACGTATTATGCAAAACAATGCTGCTGTTTTCCGAACACAGGAGACCTTGGAAGAAGGTAGCCAAACCGAACAGAGAGTTTGAATTAAAAACTTCTATACTGTCTACAACTCGGCCTCAATTTCTCTTCACTTTTGTTATTGTCTTCTGCTTCTGTAGGTTGCAAATTAATTGACAAGGCCTGGGAGAGTTTCCATGATGTGAAGGTTAAGGACAGGAGTTTAATATGGTAATGGGATCATGGTGTTTCTCTgcctttctttctttattagtTTTAAGTATCATTATAATTATGGAGTTTAAGTGCTGAATTCTTTCGAGGATTGATCTAAGGTTGTTATTGGTTGAGCAGGAACACTGATTTGATAGAGACAATTGAATTGGAAAATCTTTTGATAAATGCATGTATTACCATGCACTCTGCTGAAGCCAGGAAAGAGAGCAGAGGAGCACACGCTCGGGAAGATTTCACagttagttttatttatttctgTAATTAATAGTAACACAACTCTTTCCTATGACTTCTATATATTAACTTTGTTTATCTGGTTATGCAGAAAAGAGATGATGAGAACTGGATGAAGCACACACTGGGGTAACTCTCATGTCTGACACTTGGAGAGAACATAAGATTGATTCCCTTTTTAGTTAACAAGACCGTATCTTATTCTTAGTCACCTTTTCATGTCTTGGGGCTCCTGGTCCATCATTGCCCTCGAGCTCAACTAGATCGACAGAAATAAATCTCTATTACTTGTCTGTTCGTGTGACTTCGATAAATTAACATCTGCTGAATGTTTGATAATGTGATTGAATTTGCAGATTCTGGGAGAATGAGAAGGTCCGGCTGGACTATAGGCCAGTGCACATGAACACATTGGACGATGAGGTCGAAACATTCCCTCCCAAGGCTCGTGTATACTGATGGTTTGATCATAAAAAATTCCGGTGATTTATTTTACAATAATAGATGGCAGAAGACTGCAATAATTCACTGTGGGTGGGTAAGCCATGCGGATGGTAGCTATTTAAAATTTGGTAGTATCTGCAATTTTAAGCTGGTCGTTTTTATGCTTACAAGTAAATTATATCATTGAGCTCTAGCATAAATTCGATCTGCGGGCCAGAGATGCCTCGTCTTTTTatatattctttctttttcttttccatggCCTACCACATGATATTACTGATTTGAAAGGAGATGGACGTTTATGAGCTGCAACAATGTATCAAATTCAAGTAGGAGATTTCCCCTTTTTTCACTCAATAAAGTGTTTTGAGGTAAACTTTTCTGAGTTTTTTCCGAGTCTAGTTGGTTGATTATTCTTGAAATTTTCATTAACGGTGACTGCATAGTTACAAATATACCAACGAGATTGTAGTTGGTTTGGAAGTATCAATCGATCGGAGTCCCAAATCGTCGATCCTAGTCATAATTGCTTAAGCCAAAATGTCAAACACCAATAGTTTTCAGCACCACTGTTTCTGATTTAAAGTTGGATTTATCATATCTGCCAAGTTGGGGTGTCttgtttatcattttttttcttctactaCAATGATGAGAAAGCTTTCATTTGATTGAATTGATGAAtttagaaggaaaagaaaaatcttatGAGTGGTTTATTTGATGTTGTACTGACAGTTTCTCCCACTTTGGCTTATATTTTAGTACTAAATTCCAACAAAGTAGTTGCTTCTCCTATAGTATTTCCATTGAAGATTTGGCCTGAAATGCCAATCCCTTCCACATTAAATGCTTATTATTTAATCTGAACCACTCATTAATATGAGTTGTAGATATTTATGTTGAACCACATGAGTCAATTGCTTTGTCACATTAGCATTTTTAAGTAGAGGTGAGCATGATAGATCGAAAAGTCGAGCCAACCGTTCAAACTGAAGTCGGTTGGTTggtgtcaatttggaaaaattccaaattggctatttttttaaaaaaaatcaaagaataaaACCGGTCAAAAGGATCGACCAAACTTTTGCTCTTGACGGTTGAGATCGATTTGAACATTTACTTAACTATAGTCGGTTCGGTGGTGGTTTGGTCGAAAAATCGACTTTGATTGACGGATGTTCGTCCCTCTCAAGTTGTgtattgttataaatttgataTGGTGCTATTGTTCAATTGGCTATAATATCTAAAGTTCTGTGGATGAACTTTACTAGTGTCTTTGCAAATTGTTGAACTTAGGACATGTCTCTATTGTGAtcttgaaattattaaaattacgTTTGTGATCAAAATTATTCCAAAGTATACGTTCTATCAATGTAACCTTTAACTGATAGTTATATTGatttaaaccttgaattttCGTAAGTATATCAATTGTTATCATTCATTGTATTAAAACTTCCACAAATGAATCATTGGAGACTTTGGacataattttatttgaaaatcatCTTTACATTTATTCTAATCATCCATTTTGTACATTgacatttgaagaagtctacacGTTTGAGAATTCAAGGGTAATTATTATAAGGGGTTTAAATTGATTagcttatgaaaatttagtaatttaattGTCTCAAACGGTAAGTTTCATAAGATAATGGACGGAATCTTGAGGAGTGTGTGTATGGATATAGTTAcgaaagtttaaattgataaaattattagttcaa
This window contains:
- the LOC120086493 gene encoding succinate dehydrogenase [ubiquinone] flavoprotein subunit 1, mitochondrial, with the translated sequence MWRCVSRGLRASSSFSRKSSPNDHLRSQFSRFFSVDSTAGRSSYTVVDHTYDAVVVGAGGAGLRAAIGLSEHGFNTACITKLFPTRSHTVAAQGGINAALGNMTEDDWRWHMYDTVKGSDWLGDQDAIQYMCREAPKAVIELENYGLPFSRTEDGKIYQRAFGGQSLDFGKGGQAYRCACAADRTGHALLHTLYGQAMKHNTQFFVEYFALDLLMDSDGSCQGVIALNMEDGTLHRFQAASTILATGGYGRTYFSATSAHTCTGDGNAMVARAGLPLEDLEFVQFHPTGIYGAGCLITEGSRGEGGILRNSEGERFMERYAPTAKDLASRDVVSRSMTMEIREGRGVGPLKDHIYLHLNHLPPDVLKERLPGISETAAIFAGVDVTKEPIPVLPTVHYNMGGIPTNHHGEVVTIKGNDPDAVVPGLMAAGEAACASVHGANRLGANSLLDIVVFGRACANRVAEIGRPGATQKPLEKDAGEKTIAWLDKLRNSNGSLPTSEIRLNMQRIMQNNAAVFRTQETLEEGCKLIDKAWESFHDVKVKDRSLIWNTDLIETIELENLLINACITMHSAEARKESRGAHAREDFTKRDDENWMKHTLGFWENEKVRLDYRPVHMNTLDDEVETFPPKARVY